A genomic region of Limnochordia bacterium contains the following coding sequences:
- a CDS encoding extracellular solute-binding protein — protein MKGAGWAIAVVFSIILLATVVCANTTVTLWYWNWAGMDRAMKRIVPMFEAQNPGITVETAGWGSPDQLIVRTLSGTPPDVVVTQEGHLGQFVSEGIILPLNSLIDATPEVKDGLVPQAWRGIAMNEQYWFIPGIEWGPRDGFAWNKTFFDEAGLPGFDPDKAPSWDLVAEYNAKLAQRNVEGEVTRVGYHPAEGRNGDIYVWEFALGACWWDAAEERIRLNTAAFTDALQYLFDRFIAPYSTEFIGLRSWYVIAQGRTAMANLGYYAPGQLRSRASQWDFRYTWHPTMSGQRATALSGWGYAIPAGAQKDEAWKLITFLVDNLEAQQIIYEETGYFPASTKFFSEFRSADPGMNWFANAVNDTEWAVPEDNRPSWGVGIVHNALGDVMSQVYGGKAPAKTALDSIQSQVDAQAAQYAQK, from the coding sequence ATGAAGGGTGCAGGTTGGGCTATTGCAGTTGTATTCTCAATAATACTATTGGCTACTGTAGTGTGCGCTAATACCACCGTTACGCTTTGGTATTGGAATTGGGCTGGAATGGATCGGGCTATGAAACGTATTGTCCCCATGTTCGAAGCCCAAAACCCAGGGATTACCGTGGAAACCGCAGGTTGGGGTAGCCCTGATCAGCTTATAGTTCGGACGCTTAGTGGAACGCCGCCGGATGTTGTTGTTACCCAAGAAGGACATCTAGGCCAATTCGTTTCAGAGGGTATCATATTACCACTGAATTCCCTTATTGATGCCACTCCTGAAGTAAAAGACGGTTTGGTGCCTCAGGCCTGGCGGGGCATTGCGATGAATGAGCAGTACTGGTTCATTCCTGGGATCGAATGGGGGCCAAGGGATGGTTTTGCCTGGAACAAAACGTTCTTTGACGAAGCCGGTCTACCCGGATTTGATCCTGATAAGGCTCCTTCTTGGGATCTTGTAGCTGAGTATAATGCAAAGTTGGCTCAAAGGAATGTCGAAGGAGAGGTTACACGCGTAGGGTATCATCCTGCCGAAGGAAGAAACGGTGATATCTACGTATGGGAGTTTGCATTAGGTGCGTGCTGGTGGGACGCTGCCGAGGAGAGAATTCGGTTGAATACGGCTGCCTTTACTGATGCCTTACAGTACTTATTTGATCGGTTCATTGCGCCCTATAGTACAGAGTTTATAGGGTTACGTTCGTGGTATGTGATCGCGCAAGGAAGAACCGCTATGGCCAACCTGGGATACTACGCACCAGGACAGCTTCGTTCTCGGGCAAGCCAATGGGATTTTAGGTATACATGGCATCCGACCATGAGTGGACAGCGTGCCACTGCGCTTAGCGGTTGGGGCTATGCGATACCTGCGGGAGCGCAGAAAGATGAAGCATGGAAACTCATTACGTTCCTTGTGGATAATCTGGAAGCCCAACAGATTATTTATGAAGAGACGGGTTACTTTCCCGCATCGACGAAGTTCTTCAGCGAGTTTAGGTCCGCCGACCCCGGTATGAACTGGTTTGCAAACGCCGTAAATGATACCGAATGGGCGGTCCCTGAGGATAATAGACCTAGCTGGGGTGTAGGTATAGTTCATAATGCCCTTGGCGATGTTATGAGCCAGGTCTATGGTGGAAAAGCTCCAGCTAAAACGGCCCTTGATTCTATTCAGTCCCAAGTTGATGCGCAAGCTGCACAATATGCCCAGAAATGA
- a CDS encoding exo-alpha-sialidase, with protein sequence MQSGYLHYVGLLVLMVVLCPIVWAQSNVPEPILDYAVNKSFAGKTSFIDITEDIDQVIGMSEASVLARFRTSGLGVFTFFSASNDRFPDGEMAFTMVNGQLMCHVRDTDGKVKQVYTAPGNYSDGKWHTGVLTLGSTGTEVYVDGRKIAEGNVPVCFNSVKDLNSMSIGRNVDNKGEPGEWHYEGDIDLVQVYDKALSEEEIVRLSMPTITETHKISLPDGVVKTEPAKVFYPGLDGSRAYRIPSLITTKDNTIIAGIDKRVSHSADSPNNIDAAIRRSTDNGETWQDIQVLIDYPGEGSDGASVIDMSLLQDNCTGTIWLLICHFPGGYGFPQAQPGVGFDANGYKLLYDSAGNEYTLRENGEVFDSANRKTDMVVDEAGDVHRADGTKYGNIYLKGAPLREKGTAFLQIIHSDDDGLTWSKPVDLNTQVKEPWMRFIGTGPGRGIQLTKGEHKGRLVFPIYFTNTRGMQSSAVIYSDDHGATWQRGASPNDGRIWIDKRTLSAETLSNSLAQLTEAQVVELANGDLKMFMRNTSVPRVAVATSKDGGHTWEANVEFDSALLEPYCQLTVISYPDQQDGKDRLIFANPANASARINGVVRLSEDGGKTWPYSKVITPDGYAYSCLTVLPNGEIGLLYEDNVYSGGSGCTIWFTRFNLEWLKYELPVIVERPAQVVDITARGGVFRPGDVIDIQVVFDKPVFVIGTPQLTLVTGGAAKTQVSYTKGSGTDTLVFQYHVPGENYGQLDNLADIDLGGGSITEANGKPVELTLKAGALAHKQIMVEH encoded by the coding sequence GTGCAAAGTGGTTATTTGCATTACGTTGGGCTTTTGGTGCTGATGGTTGTTCTGTGTCCTATAGTTTGGGCGCAAAGCAATGTACCTGAACCGATCCTAGACTATGCTGTAAACAAGAGTTTCGCAGGAAAAACCAGCTTTATCGACATTACTGAGGACATAGACCAGGTGATCGGGATGTCTGAAGCTTCGGTACTGGCTCGGTTTCGGACTTCAGGGTTGGGGGTTTTTACCTTCTTTAGTGCCTCCAACGATCGTTTCCCCGACGGAGAAATGGCATTTACTATGGTCAATGGCCAATTGATGTGCCATGTGCGGGATACAGATGGTAAGGTTAAGCAAGTGTATACAGCCCCGGGAAACTACAGTGATGGTAAATGGCACACGGGGGTGCTTACCCTGGGATCGACAGGAACAGAAGTATATGTTGACGGAAGAAAGATTGCAGAGGGTAATGTGCCGGTATGCTTCAATTCGGTGAAGGATCTTAATTCCATGAGTATAGGTAGAAACGTCGATAATAAGGGTGAACCTGGTGAATGGCATTATGAAGGGGATATTGATCTTGTACAGGTTTACGACAAAGCCCTTTCGGAAGAAGAGATAGTGCGGCTAAGTATGCCCACGATCACAGAAACACACAAGATATCCCTACCTGATGGTGTTGTAAAAACAGAGCCGGCTAAGGTGTTCTACCCGGGGCTTGATGGCTCCAGAGCTTATCGGATACCATCTTTGATTACCACCAAAGACAATACGATCATAGCGGGTATAGACAAAAGGGTTAGCCACTCAGCAGATAGTCCGAATAATATCGATGCGGCCATCAGACGGAGTACCGACAATGGAGAGACGTGGCAGGATATTCAGGTTTTGATTGATTATCCGGGTGAAGGCAGTGATGGTGCTTCTGTAATTGATATGTCCTTACTTCAGGACAATTGTACCGGAACTATCTGGCTTTTGATCTGCCATTTCCCTGGGGGCTATGGGTTTCCTCAGGCGCAACCGGGTGTGGGGTTCGATGCCAATGGATACAAATTGCTCTACGATAGTGCAGGCAATGAGTATACGCTAAGAGAAAATGGCGAAGTGTTCGATAGTGCTAATCGCAAAACGGACATGGTTGTGGATGAAGCTGGAGATGTGCATCGCGCAGATGGAACTAAGTACGGAAACATCTACTTAAAGGGTGCTCCTCTACGAGAAAAGGGTACCGCCTTCTTGCAGATTATTCACAGCGATGATGACGGTTTAACTTGGTCGAAGCCTGTGGATCTCAACACCCAGGTCAAGGAACCATGGATGAGGTTTATCGGGACGGGTCCTGGCCGTGGGATTCAGCTTACTAAAGGAGAGCACAAGGGGAGATTAGTTTTTCCGATATACTTCACCAACACTAGAGGCATGCAGTCCAGCGCGGTTATTTACAGTGATGATCACGGTGCGACTTGGCAGCGGGGGGCCTCACCGAATGATGGTCGGATATGGATCGACAAGAGAACACTTTCTGCAGAGACGCTTAGTAATAGCCTTGCTCAGTTGACGGAGGCCCAGGTGGTAGAATTAGCCAACGGGGACTTGAAGATGTTCATGCGCAATACCAGTGTACCGCGGGTGGCTGTCGCTACTAGCAAAGATGGAGGCCACACGTGGGAAGCCAATGTTGAATTTGATTCGGCCTTGCTCGAACCATACTGTCAGTTGACCGTGATTAGCTATCCAGACCAACAGGACGGTAAAGATCGGTTGATCTTCGCCAATCCTGCTAATGCGAGTGCGCGTATCAACGGTGTGGTGAGGCTTAGTGAAGATGGAGGCAAGACTTGGCCCTATTCCAAGGTCATTACCCCCGATGGTTATGCTTATTCCTGCTTAACCGTCTTGCCCAATGGTGAGATTGGTTTACTCTATGAAGATAACGTTTACAGCGGTGGGTCAGGCTGCACCATCTGGTTTACACGGTTTAATCTTGAATGGTTGAAATACGAATTACCGGTTATTGTAGAAAGACCAGCACAGGTAGTTGATATTACCGCCCGTGGTGGGGTCTTCCGGCCAGGGGATGTTATTGATATCCAGGTGGTCTTTGATAAACCTGTTTTTGTGATTGGAACGCCACAGCTGACGTTAGTAACCGGCGGGGCTGCAAAAACCCAGGTATCCTATACCAAAGGTTCCGGTACCGATACTTTAGTCTTCCAGTATCATGTTCCAGGAGAGAATTACGGACAGCTTGACAACCTCGCTGATATTGATCTAGGTGGCGGTAGCATCACCGAGGCCAATGGTAAGCCAGTTGAGCTAACCCTTAAGGCGGGAGCCCTGGCCCATAAGCAGATTATGGTAGAACACTAA